A region from the Hydra vulgaris chromosome 08, alternate assembly HydraT2T_AEP genome encodes:
- the LOC136083701 gene encoding uncharacterized protein LOC136083701 — protein sequence MLIDVKDEPIQFQPRNPRQFKYIRSVESAGKRLGVDSFVTLHELVYMMPGFVWTISTYPDLAVSFGIQKSIEQLVMCSQVFLSYDTTFNLGDFYLSILVAQMSYFVEKPCMPIAFLLHDRKFDIVHKFFFKTLKLKLPILNNVVIVTDGESGLSKAIEKALPKWNLVTCSNHILSDIEIWLKKHNAGKQEISVYKSQVQELLQCESESQLQMKIDTLKLSWSEAFVVYFENHLSARISIAFIGYLRSVGLIEGLVTNNISESLNALIKRFQEWEEAPVDAMLIAMHRLQTFYLTEIKRSFSGFGPYTLNENTHLSINIDEVPKLEDPELVIAELQAAANVSLKQLVLPSISVLSNMLTVVHNPSIKVFTVSGPDGNAHVVKLFPKESCTRPSSTMCCHVLAVKRSIGVECSERRVLNLTKLRGNSRKKGDKKSGRKKPRPGDINFIPAPDAIGAINNLDLSSFDDFSLIQNNDAKVSPTLVGIDYLHA from the exons ATGCTTATTGATGTCAAAGATGAGCCCATACAGTTTCAACCTAGAAATCCTAGACAATTCAAGTATATAAGGAGTGTTGAATCAGCAGGAAAAAGACTTGGAGTTGATTCTTTTGTTACTCTTCACGAACTAGTTTATATGATGCCTGGATTTGTGTGGACAATCTCTACTTACCCGGACTTGGCTGTATCATTTGGAATACAAAAATCCATAGAACAACTTGTGATGTGTTCTCAAGTATTTCTTTCTTATGatacaacttttaatttaggggatttttatttatctattttagtGGCACAAATGAGTTATTTTGTGGAAAAACCATGTATGCCTATAGCCTTTTTATTACACGATCGAAAATTTGATATagtccataaattttttttcaaaactctcaAACTGAAACTcccaattttaaataatgttgtaaTAGTAACAGATGGAGAGAGTGGTCTAAGCAAGGCTATTGAAAAAGCATTACCAAAATGGAATCTTGTAACTTGCTCTAACCATATTTTGTCAGATATTGAGATATGGTTGAAGAAGCATAATGCTGGAAAACAAGAAATAAGTGTATACAAATCTCAAGTCCAGGAACTTTTACAGTGTGAAAGTGAAAGCCAGCTCCAAATGAAGATTGATACATTGAAGCTTTCTTGGAGTGAAgcctttgttgtttattttgaaaaccaCTTGAGCGCTCGTATTTCTATAGCTTTTATTGGCTATTTGAGATCTGTTGGATTAATTGAAGGTTTAGTTACAAACAATATATCTGAATCTTTAAACGCTCTAATAAAGAGATTTCAGGAATGGGAGGAGGCACCAGTTGATGCTATGCTTATAGCAATGCACcgtttacaaactttttatctCACCGAAATTAAACGCAGCTTCAGTGGCTTTGGACCATACACTCTCAATGAAAATACTCACCTGTCTA TTAACATCGATGAAGTACCTAAATTGGAAGATCCTGAGCTCGTTATTGCAGAGCTGCAAGCAGCAGCCAATGTATCATTGAAACAGCTTGTACTACCATCGATTAGTGTCCTTTCTAACATGCTGACAGTAGTTCATAATCCAAGCATCAAAGTCTTTACAGTCTCTGGACCAGATGGCAATGCACATGTGGTGAAATTATTTCCAAAAGAAAGTTGCACACGCCCTTCTTCAACAATGTGCTGTCATGTACTGGCAGTCAAACGTAGCATAGGTGTTGAGTGTAGTGAAAGGCGAGTTTTGAATTTGACCAAGTTGCGAGGCAATTCACG aaaaaaaggtgACAAAAAATCGGGAAGGAAGAAACCAAGACCAGGAGATATTAACTTTATCCCTGCACCTGATGCAATTGGTGCAATTAATAATTTGGACTTGAGTAGTTTTGATGACTTTTCcttaatacaaaataatgaCGCAAAAGTGTCTCCAACTTTAGTTGGTATTGATTATTTACACGCATGA
- the LOC136083159 gene encoding EPM2A-interacting protein 1-like yields the protein MIHNPNPTIQYDDHKIESYWEKLQNLFEDFQSRFKDLYALKSSMAFLVNPFLNDIISDGCPIPENILEETSQFDIELLDLQEDQNLQVLHKILALLDFWQMVPEVKYLQLKRISIKLISFFGSTCTCESLFSTMKFIKSKYRANLTSEHLLQLLRISTTSLKTDF from the coding sequence ATGATTCATAATCCCAATCCTACAATTCAGTATGATGATCATAAGATTGAATCATACTGGGAAAAACTACAGAATTTATTCGAAGACTTTCAAAGCAGGTTTAAAGATTTGTATGCTCTTAAATCATCAATGGCATTTTTAGTTAAcccttttttaaatgatattattaGTGATGGTTGTCCAATACCAGAAAATATACTTGAAGAAACATCTCAATTTGATATAGAATTACTAGATCtccaagaagatcaaaatcttCAAGTGCTGCATAAAATACTAGCTTTATTAGATTTCTGGCAAATGGTTCCTGAAGTTAAGTATCTTCAACTAAAAAGGAttagtataaaacttatttcattttttggtTCAACGTGTACATGTGAATCTTTATTTTCGACtatgaaatttattaaatcaaagtATCGTGCCAATCTAACTAGTGAACATTTGTTACAGTTGCTTAGAATATCAACTACAAGCttgaaaacagatttttaa
- the LOC136083702 gene encoding uncharacterized protein LOC136083702: MLLFLRKQKQLKLVDAYVPKKRQPSASLVSSDFQSLLYSDVIPIVNVELECIVPVDVDDWLQFNTTSVSIADRNLITSPDGLLNDKVIYAAMILCKQQFPDVDGLEDPILCFADQCNSVPLSKRGYVQIFNDETKGHWITVANQHCKDGKINIYCSLQLIPSKECTHSISKFARIQCAVMELHINNVSRQREMLCGFYAIANCVSLCLGKDPCNFTYRESVMRQYLLACLENKYITQFPVESFRTVRKSVIRISRNTLYCVCRTIFMSSGSMVQCKLCNEWFHSSCIGLSEELFIEYKRDIQKIYKCAKCI, from the exons atgttattgtttttaaggaagcaaaaacaattaaaattggTTGATGCATATGTACCAAAGAAAAGACAACCCTCTGCCTCTTTAGTTTCATCTGATTTTCAGTCGTTACTTTATTCAGATGTGATACCAATTGTTAATGTTGAATTGGAGTGTATT gTTCCAGTTGATGTAGACGATTGGCTTCAATTTAATACAACGAGTGTTAGCATTGCTGATCGTAATCTAATCACAAGTCCAGATGGCCTTCTCAATGATAAGGTTATTTATGCTGCAATGATTTTGTGTAAACAACAGTTCCCCGATGTTGACGGTTTAGAGGACCCAATTCTGTGTTTTGCAGATCAGTGTAATAGTGTTCCGCTTTCAAAACGTGGTtatgttcaaatttttaatgatgaaaCCAAAGGACATTGGATAACTGTTGCCAACCAGCATTGCAAAGATGGTAAAATAAACATCTATTGCAGTTTACAGTTAATTCCTAGCAAAGAGTGTACAcattcaatttcaaaatttgctcGTATACAGTGTGCAGTGATGGAGCTCCATATTAACAATGTATCCCGTCAAAGAGAAATGTTATGTGGATTTTATGCAATTGCAAATTGTGTTTCTTTGTGCCTAGGCAAAGATCCCTGCAATTTTACATACAGAGAGTCAGTAATGCGCCAATATTTATTGGCATGTCttgaaaataagtatattacTCAGTTTCCTGTTGAGAGTTTTAGAACTGTGAGGAAGAGTGTAATTCGAATTTCAAGAAACACCTTGTATTGTGTTTGTCGCACTATTTTTATGTCTTCTGGCTCGATGGTCCAGTGTAAATTGTGCAATGAGTGGTTTCATTCATCTTGCATAGGTTTATCCGAGGAACTTTTTATTGAGTACAAGAGAGATATACAGAAAATTTACAAATGtgctaaatgtatataa